In Electrophorus electricus isolate fEleEle1 chromosome 14, fEleEle1.pri, whole genome shotgun sequence, a single window of DNA contains:
- the slc16a3 gene encoding monocarboxylate transporter 4 — protein sequence MGGVALDDGPSGVKAPDGGWGWAVLFGCFVITGFSYAFPKAVSVFFKELIREFGVGYSDTAWISSILLAMLYGSGPLCSVLVNRFGCRPVMMVGGLFASAGMILASFATNIIHIYLSTGVITGLGLALNFQPSLIMLNRYFSEKRPLANGLAAAGSPVALCCLSPLGQALQYLYGWRGGFLILGGMLLNCCVCGALMRPLMAPKKTEEDQEAPKTEDEKPKRKLLDFSVFKDRGFLIYTIAAAIMVLGLFVPPVFVVSYAKELGNEDTKSALLLTILGFIDIFARPTCGVIAGLKWVRPRCVYFFSFAMIFNGTTDLIGSMSKDYASLVVFCIFFGISYGMVGALQFEVLMEIVGTEKFSSAIGLVLLVEAVAVLVGPPGAGRLLDATKVYMYVFLLAGCEVVLSALVLCICNIIFIRKPQKPDPSAKMEMAVTEAEMEQLNSVPRDEHQDGDEGQPENMEVGEQSVKQTRGKQVEEPQKSTGEPDKAESSKDEEGAKDPAQKDSKEATKTNGCVVEPESSL from the exons ATGGGAGGCGTTGCACTGGACGATGGACCCAGCGGTGTGAAGGCCCCGGATGGCGGGTGGGGTTGGGCTGTGCTCTTCGGCTGTTTTGTCATCACTGGGTTCTCCTATGCCTTCCCCAAGGCTGTCAGTGTCTTCTTTAAGGAGCTGATCAGAGAATTCGGTGTGGGCTACAGTGACACGGCCTGGATCTCCTCTATTCTGTTAGCAATGCTCTACGGCTCAG GGCCCCTGTGTAGTGTCTTAGTAAATCGCTTTGGGTGTCGTCCTGTGATGATGGTGGGTGGCCTCTTTGCATCCGCCGGCATGATCTTGGCATCCTTCGCCACCAACATTATTCACATCTACCTAAGCACAGGCGTGATCACTG GTTTGGGTCTTGCGCTGAACTTCCAGCCCTCCCTCATCATGCTGAACCGATACTTCAGTGAGAAAAGGCCTCTAGCCAATGGGCTTGCGGCAGCTGGGAGCCCTGTTGCACTGTGCTGTTTGTCTCCACTGGGCCAAGCTCTTCAGTACTTGTATGGCTGGCGCGGTGGTTTCCTCATCCTGGGAGGCATGCTCCTTAACTGCTGCGTATGTGGTGCCCTCATGAGGCCCTTGATGGCACCGAAGAAGACTGAGGAGGACCAGGAAGCACCAAAGACGGAGGACGAGAAACCAAAGCGTAAGCTGCTGGACTTCAGTGTCTTTAAAGACAGAGGATTTCTCATCTACACTATAGCAGCAGCTATTATGGTGTTGGGTCTGTTTGTGCCACCAGTGTTTGTCGTCAGCTATGCCAAAGAGCTGGGCAATGAGGATACCAAGTCTGCCCTTCTGCTCACCATCCTTGGCTTCATTGATATTTTTGCCAGGCCCACGTGCGGCGTTATTGCCGGACTGAAGTGGGTACGCCCACGCTGTGTCTACTTTTTTAGTTTTGCCATGATCTTCAATGGTACCACTGATCTTATAGGCTCCATGTCAAAGGACTATGCGTCTCTGGTAGTTTTCTGCATCTTCTTTGGTATTTCCTATGGTATGGTGGGCGCCTTGCAGTTTGAAGTGCTAATGGAAATTGTGGGAACAGAGAAATTCTCCAGTGCCATCGGTCTGGTATTACTGGTAGAAGCCGTTGCTGTGTTAGTGGGGCCACCTGGGGCAG GGCGGCTACTGGATGCCACCAAGGTCTACATGTACGTCTTCCTGCTGGCAGGCTGTGAGGTGGTCCTCTCAGCTCTTGTACTGTGCATCTGCAATATCATCTTCATCAGGAAGCCCCAGAAACCTGACCCTTCTGCCAAGATGGAGATGGCTGTGACAGAAGCTGAGATGGAGCAGCTCAACAGTGTTCCTCGGGATGAGCACCAGGATGGAGATGAAGGGCAGCCAGAGAATATGGAGGTAGGAGAACAAAGTGTCAAGCAAACAAGAGGAAAGCAGGTGGAGGAACCACAAAAGTCCACAGGGGAACCAGACAAAGCCGAGAGCAGCAAAGACGAAGAGGGTGCAAAGGACCCTGCACAGAAGGACTCTAAAGAGGCAACGAAAACAAATGGATGTGTGGTGGAACCCGAATCTTCTCTGTGA
- the csnk1db gene encoding casein kinase I — MELRVGNRYRLGRKIGSGSFGDIYLGTDISVGEEVAIKLECVKTKHPQLHIESKIYKMMQGGVGIPTIKWCGAEGDYNVMVMELLGPSLEDLFNFCSRKFSLKTVLLLADQMISRIEYIHSKNFIHRDVKPDNFLMGLGKKGNLVYIIDFGLAKKYRDARTHQHIPYRENKNLTGTARYASINTHLGIEQSRRDDLESLGYVLMYFNLGSLPWQGLKAATKRQKYERISEKKMSTPIEVLCKGYPSEFATYLNFCRSLRFDDKPDYSYLRQLFRNLFHRQGFSYDYVFDWNMLKFGANRAAEDAERERRDREERLRHGRNPGARGMPAASGRPRATQDAAPPTPLTSASHTANTSSPRLVSGMERERKVSMRLHRGAPVNVSSSDLTGRQDTSRMSTSQNSIPFDHHGK, encoded by the exons ATGGAGCTCCGAGTGGGCAACCGATACAGACTGGGCAGAAAAATTGGAAGTGGATCATTTGGTGACATTTATTTGG GAACAGACATCTCTGTTGGGGAGGAAGTGGCCATCAAGCTGGAATGTGTAAAGACCAAACATCCTCAGCTCCACATTGAGAGCAAGATCTACAAGATGATGCAAGGAGGAG TCGGTATCCCCACCATAAAGTGGTGTGGTGCAGAGGGAGACTATAACGTTATGGTCATGGAGCTGCTTGGGCCCAGTCTGGAAGACCTCTTCAATTTCTGCTCCAGGAAATTTAGCCTGAAGACTGTCCTGCTGCTGGCTGACCAGATG ATCAGCCGTATAGAATACATCCACTCCAAGAACTTCATCCACAGAGATGTGAAGCCCGATAACTTCCTGATGGGTCTGGGAAAGAAGGGCAACCTGGTTTACATCATCGACTTTGGCCTGGCCAAGAAGTACCGGGACGCCCGCACCCACCAGCACATTCCCTACCGCGAGAACAAGAACCTGACGGGCACGGCCCGCTACGCCTCCATTAACACCCACCTGGGCATAG AGCAATCTCGGCGGGATGACCTGGAGTCTTTGGGCTATGTGCTGATGTATTTTAACCTGGGCTCACTACCATGGCAGGGTCTGAAGGCTGCCACCAAGAGACAGAAATACGAGCGCATCAGTGAGAAGAAAATGTCTACTCCCATCGAAGTGCTTTGCAAAGGCTACCCAT CTGAATTTGCCACATACCTCAACTTCTGCCGCTCCCTGCGCTTTGACGACAAGCCAGACTACTCATACTTGAGGCAGCTCTTCAGGAACCTGTTCCACAGACAAGGATTTTCCTATGACTACGTCTTTGATTGGAACATGCTCAAATTT GGTGCTAACCGAGCAGCAGAGgacgctgagagagagaggagagaccgGGAGGAGAGGCTGAGGCACGGCAGGAACCCTGGTGCCAGAGGCATGCCCGCAGCCTCAGGCAGACCCCGCGCTACACAGGACGCAGCACCTCCCACACCCCTCACATCAGCCTCACATACTG CAAACACATCGTCACCGCGGCTGGTGTCCGGCATGGAGCGGGAGCGCAAGGTCAGCATGCGCCTGCACCGTGGCGCTCCAGTCAACGTCTCCTCCTCAGACCTGACCGGGCGGCAAGACACCTCCCGCATGTCCACCTCACAG AATAGCATTCCCTTCGATCATCACGGCAAGTAG